A genomic stretch from Pieris napi chromosome 18, ilPieNapi1.2, whole genome shotgun sequence includes:
- the LOC125058710 gene encoding uncharacterized protein LOC125058710 isoform X1: protein MERRAHPSQNQLEILLKFLEDQPSLAKGFSKIASARQHAHGEWSKLALKLNSEGSGCVKSPKRWMKYWSDKKSAVKKKAAIRTGQRRQTGGGIAEIVHLTEWEERIISLMGGDRFYDGDPSLRVHPFSGPTSSSSGSIRIFTPPHSIAPVTLIGPTSSSSGSIRIFTPPHSIAPVTLIGPTSSSSGSIRIFTPPHSIAPVTLIEPSTISNINLDIQENPTIAENINL, encoded by the exons ATGGAAAGAAGAGCCCATCCGTCGCAAAATCAGTtggaaattttattgaaatttttagaAGATCAGCCTAGTTTAGCAAAAGGATTTTCAAAAATAGCCTCAGCTCGACAGCATGCTCACGGCGAGTGGTCCAAGTTAGCTTTGAAACTAAATAGTGAAGGGAGTGGCTGTGTTAAATCTCCGAAAAGATGGATGAAG TATTGGAGTGATAAAAAGAGTgcagttaaaaaaaaagcagCCATAAGGACTGGTCAAAGACGTCAAACTGGTGGTGGTATAGCAGAGATAGTGCACTTAACTGAATGGGAAGAGCgcattatttctttaatgggGGGTGACAGATTTTATGATGGAGATCCTTCACTTCGAGTTCATCCATTTTCA GGCCCAACCAGTAGTTCCTCAGGCAGTATTAGAATTTTTACACCACCGCATAGTATTGCACCAGTAACTTTAATT GGCCCAACCAGTAGTTCCTCAGGCAGTATTAGAATTTTTACACCACCGCATAGTATTGCACCAGTAACTTTAATT GGCCCAACCAGTAGTTCCTCAGGCAGTATTAGAATTTTTACACCACCGCATAGTATTGCACCAGTAACTTTAATT gaACCAAGTACAATATCTAACATTAACCTAGATATTCAAGAAAACCCAACAATTgctgaaaatataaat TTATGA
- the LOC125058700 gene encoding uncharacterized protein LOC125058700 → MQQYYRLGDHERQWQFIVSYTTVEKVKRNKLDRKNNRTQTVKYYFDLQKEKVQVCRTFFASTLCISNQIIHTALEKNNNSEGLQDLRGLHQNRPRKMRNDTEESIVDHTNLFPAVEAHYVRKETNKKYVSEQLNISKMYRLYKTWFIQESFDFPMATKRQYQTIFNTRFNYSFYKPKKDQCSKCALYRQADNATQETLQEKYDQHQRNKERVRQIKKEEKESCNRLQTTIAIFDLQKVLNKPQSAVGVFHYKRKYPIYNFTIFDATQRKGYCYVWHAQIAKRGAIEIGSCLWQFLNTKKQRGIKNLSFYSDGCAGQNKNRFIFALYMFAAIKLQINITHRFFETGHGQSEGDSMHSTIERELKNQVVYSPDQMYVIINVIM, encoded by the coding sequence ATGCAGCAGTATTATAGATTAGGAGATCATGAGCGGCAATGGCAATTTATTGTTAGTTACACGACAGTTGAGAAGGTCAAAAGAAACAAGTTAGATCGAAAGAATAATCGCACCCAAACCGTCAAATACTATTTTGATTTACAGAAAGAGAAAGTTCAAGTATGTAGGACCTTTTTTGCAAGCACTTTGTGTATTTCAAATCAGATAATTCATACCGcattggaaaaaaataacaatagcgAAGGATTACAAGATCTACGAGGACTACATCAGAACAGACCGCGCAAAATGCGCAATGATACAGAAGAAAGCATAGTCGATCACACTAACTTATTCCCAGCAGTGGAAGCTCATTATGTGCGCAAAGAAAcgaacaaaaaatatgtttcagaACAACTTAACATATCTAAAATGTATCGCCTATACAAGACCTGGTTCATACAAGAAAGTTTTGATTTTCCGATGGCTACAAAACGGCAGTATCAGACAATTTTTAATACcagatttaattattctttctATAAGCCCAAAAAGGATCAGTGCTCTAAATGCGCTCTTTACCGCCAAGCTGATAACGCTACTCAAGAAACCTTGCAAGAAAAGTACGATCAACATCAGCGAAATAAAGAAAGAGTTCGACAGataaagaaagaagaaaaagaatCTTGCAATCGATTGCAAACTACAATAGCTATATTTGATTTGCAAAAAGTGTTGAATAAACCTCAATCTGCTGTTGGAGTATTCCACTACAAGAGAAAGTAtcctatttacaatttcacAATATTTGACGCCACTCAACGCAAAGGTTATTGCTACGTTTGGCATGCGCAGATTGCAAAAAGAGGAGCAATAGAAATAGGTAGTTGTTTATGGCAATttcttaatacaaaaaaacagaGAGGCATTaaaaacttgtcattttattCTGATGGTTGCGCAGGACAGAATAAAAACAGATTCATATTCGCTCTGTACATGTTTGCTGCCATAAAGCTTCAAATTAATATCACTCACAGATTTTTTGAGACTGGTCATGGCCAGAGTGAGGGCGATTCGATGCATTCTACTATAGAACGTGAGCTGAAAAACCAAGTTGTGTATAGTCCAGATCAAATGTacgtaataattaatgtaataatgtaa
- the LOC125058682 gene encoding uncharacterized protein LOC125058682 — MPKGKKKDYDPTTLNLALNEIRETGKIREIARKYNIPKSTLHFKLKNPTHRTSFGPPPVLTEEEERTLEVWIKEVMKKGFPLKTDDLKQSVFKFLTENPRPNKFINNYPGDGWVRGFLRRHPAIVFRTSEGVTQSSACVSESDIRKWFSEIHDYLSQNNLLNIFNEPSRIYNGDESGFQLCPRTGKVLAEKGTQNVYKVDQGNAKESVTVMFTFSADGTACPPMVVYNYQRIPQKIADGVPKEWGIGRSENGWMTSELFFEYIANIFHPHLIAKGVQFPVIYFLDGHKTHLTYGVSKLCKELGIEVIALYPNATRILQPADVAVFRPVKAAWKDAVKLWHLENNGEPITKVNFACVLELALQKSIKPDTLINGFRCCGLVPFDPTAVDYSKCLGGINNNNNSGTDVLSVQQQPETNSSNVITLAKFKELVGPSIMSKLYAYDNNPVDDENVNILYRLYSVFDVYCSQSSSAQNNLTSRAENIPLENIDSPLTIQPIEEIEMNNESRCDKDMTQKQIFGAPGNNEVNVLQCIFSKNDDLNDDLLISDVVPESSENMTPAKQIINSNIISLSSGQVNVHQLETSPAFKVVSNSLLGNFLTLPKTPERKGKRNTVRMPFAITSAKYRAMFKEQMSKKELETKAKEEKKKKKEETKLQKEKEKIEKTKRNVNKNSQAVSTNACKVCCKSTKTSNRVVCDMCSAIFHVKCIPAKHQQHVPEDLRIDLFICHVCYKEDNNDDTLDLSSERNSEDSGDDAQKLYDMIVEHKKKKCY; from the coding sequence ATGCCTAAGGGGAAAAAGAAAGACTATGATCCTACTACTTTAAATCTAGCACTTAATGAAATAAGAGAAACTGGTAAAATTCGAGAAATAGCGCGAAAATACAATATTCCCAAGTCCACCTTAcatttcaaactcaaaaaccCAACCCATAGAACATCATTTGGTCCACCTCCCGTTCTGACTGAAGAAGAGGAGCGTACTTTAGAGGTTTGGATAAAGGAAGTTATGAAGAAAGGATTCCCTTTAAAAACTGATGACTTAAAACAAAGTGTTTTCAAGTTTTTGACCGAAAATCCACGACCcaataagtttataaataattatcctGGAGATGGATGGGTAAGAGGATTTTTAAGACGACATCCAGCGATCGTATTCCGTACCAGTGAAGGCGTAACACAATCTAGTGCATGTGTTTCTGAATCTGATATCAGGAAATGGTTCTCTGAAATTCATGACTACTTGTCGCAAAACAacctgttaaatatttttaatgagcCATCTAGGATCTATAATGGCGACGAAAGTGGATTCCAATTATGTCCAAGAACGGGTAAAGTGCTAGCAGAGAAAGGAAcccaaaatgtatataaagttGATCAAGGTAATGCTAAGGAGTCAGTAACAGTAATGTTCACTTTTTCCGCTGATGGTACCGCGTGTCCACCTATGGTTGTTTACAACTATCAAAGAATACCTCAAAAAATTGCGGACGGAGTTCCCAAAGAATGGGGAATTGGTAGAAGTGAAAATGGATGGATGACATCCGAACTATTCTTCGAATACATAGCAAACATATTTCACCCTCACCTGATTGCCAAAGGCGTGCAATTTcctgtcatatattttttagatggTCATAAAACTCATCTTACTTATGGTGTAAGTAAGCTGTGCAAAGAGTTGGGAATCGAAGTAATAGCATTGTATCCTAATGCTACTAGAATCCTGCAACCGGCCGACGTAGCCGTATTTAGGCCAGTTAAGGCTGCTTGGAAAGACGCTGTAAAGTTATGGCATTTAGAAAACAACGGCGAACCAATTACAAAAGTGAATTTTGCATGTGTTCTGGAACTAGCATTACAAAAGTCTATAAAACCAGATACTCTCATTAATGGGTTTCGTTGTTGTGGTTTAGTACCATTCGATCCTACCGCAGTAGACTATTCGAAGTGCCTCGGTggaataaacaacaataataattcagGTACAGATGTTCTGTCTGTTCAGCAACAACCTGAAACAAATTCTTCAAATGTTATTACTTTGGCgaaatttaaagaattggttGGACCATCTATTATGTCAAAATTGTATGCTTATGATAATAACCCTGTAGATGACGAAAACGTGAATATTTTGTACCGTCTCTACTCAGTATTTGACGTTTACTGCTCTCAGTCATCATCcgcacaaaataatttaaccagCCGTGCAGAAAATATACCTTTGGAGAATATAGATTCGCCTTTGACCATTCAGCCCATTGAAGAAATAGAAATGAATAACGAAAGTCGATGTGATAAAGATATGACACAGAAGCAAATATTTGGTGCACCTGGAAATAACGAAGTAAATGTCTTACAGTGTATATTTTCTAAGAATGATGATTTGAATGACGATCTTCTTATATCCGATGTTGTTCCTGAAAGTTCAGAAAACATGACTCCAgccaaacaaattattaattctaatattatttctttaagcTCAGGACAAGTGAATGTTCACCAACTAGAGACTAGCCCTGCTTTCAAAGTTGTTTCAAACAGCCTTTTGGGAAATTTTTTGACTTTGCCAAAAACACCCGAAAGGAAAGGTAAAAGAAACACCGTGAGAATGCCATTTGCAATAACGTCTGCCAAATATAGAGCaatgtttaaagaacaaatGTCGAAAAAAGAATTAGAAACAAAAGCAAAGGaggaaaaaaagaagaaaaaggaAGAAACTAAACTAcaaaaagaaaaggaaaagATAGAGAAAACAAAAAGGAATGTTAACAAAAACTCTCAAGCTGTTTCAACAAATGCGTGCAAGGTATGCTGTAAGTCGACTAAGACATCAAATCGGGTGGTATGTGATATGTGTTCGGCGATATTCCACGTAAAATGTATACCAGCTAAGCATCAACAGCATGTCCCCGAAGATTTAAGAATTGATCTTTTTATATGCCATGTTTGCTATAAAGAAGATAATAATGACGACACTCTTGATCTCAGCTCTGAAAGGAATAGCGAAGATAGTGGTGATGATgcacaaaaattatatgataTGATTGTCGaacataagaaaaaaaaatgttattaa
- the LOC125058680 gene encoding uncharacterized protein LOC125058680, which translates to MYFIFSGCISLDPPSYSPITPRNTHNIDIISKQSDWFNHSVASPDPYLQNRPEGIAQDYFENGFQRLEDSPVRSMSPATLGLLNSLMDGSDDDDSVKDPNYIVSESSVISDTDSESILLHTHNMDTCNNNLNEDQGKEICEEESSVANYSNNVAENSEANNHNGEAETSVANNGNYEEENSEANNVNDEEENTEITLNRRPKRGRKRKFVEYTLAQRKCRKYANLPYQGKNKEVSAKVFKSYTCVCKKQCNLKVSEEERRKEFYKFITLGSYEAQLLYICSNVSETGKKRSYVSENTQVKKKPRNFSRTYKISNIVVCRDMFLQTFQITSQKITICLKKQRDGLKLHDCRGRLSGGWNKTPQHKIDFVCNIINGLPKYESHYRRSTNGDALYLQTGLNMQKIYDLYINEFKEIHGHDNKNYVSLAIFKKIFLERFNLRFKNLKKDTCNKCDMFAAKIKIPNVLSVDDRNRLLSDKEKHLKQAESLRCLMNSHIEKAKVDESFECITFDMEKTLPLPRIPTNVVFYKRQLWLYNCGVHVSSTNEGYCFIWVEGEAGRGAQEVGSCLIKFIKEIMRPNVERLSLWSDSCGGQNRNIKMVLLLKVILASHPTLKVIDLNFLESGHTFLPNDTDFGKIESHLKQFQRLYTAEDYINVIKTCTKKNPLVPMKMKRNDFVSTEKLEKNITNRKMFVNKVKVNWLKTKHIQLRKENEHSFFMKTDDNEHYQELHIGRKYKGSLLPLSAELLVPLWPEGKPITQAKLNDLKSMFNLIPEDCLLFYKNLKGMEGPDFIEGFSGEADYELEDQDDEELSS; encoded by the exons atgtatttcattttttcaGGTTGCATTTCCCTAGATCCTCCTTCTTATTCGCCAATCACACCTCGAAACACTcataatatagatataataagTAAACAGAGTGATTGGTTTAATCATTCTGTGGCATCACCAGATCCCTATTTACAGAATCGACCTGAAGGGATTGCACAggattattttgaaaatgggtTTCAAA gacTTGAAGATTCTCCAGTAAGGTCAATGTCACCAGCTACACTAGGTTTATTAAACTCTCTTATGGATGGCAGTGACGATGACGATAGTGTCAAAGATCCGAACTACATAGTTTCTGAGAGTTCTGTTATTTCGGATACCGACAGTGAATCCATTTTATTGCATACACACAACATGGACACATGTAATAATAACTTGAATGAAGATCAGGGGAAAGAAATATGTGAAGAAGAAAGTTCTGTAGCTAACTATAGCAATAATGTAGCAGAAAATTCTGAAGCTAATAATCATAACGGCGAAGCAGAAACCTCTGTAGCTAATAATGGCAACTATGAAGAAGAAAATTCTGAAGCAAATAATGTCAATGATGAAGAAGAAAATACTGAAATAACGCTAAATCGACGGCCAAAACGAGGGcgaaaaagaaaatttgttgAATATACGTTAGCTCAAAGAAAATGTCGTAAATATGCAAATTTGCCGTACCAAGGCAAAAATAAAGAAGTAAGCGCAAAGGTGTTTAAAAGCTACACGTGCGTTTGTAAAAAACAGTGTAATTTGAAAGTGTCtgaagaagaaagaagaaaagaattttataaattcatcaCACTGGGGTCGTACGAAGCTCAATTACTATACATTTGCTCAAATGTTTCGGAAACAGGTAAAAAACGGTCGTATGTATCTGAAAATACTCAGGTTAAGAAGAAGCCACGAAACTTCTCCAGGACctataaaatttcaaatattgttGTATGCCGTGATATGTTTTTACAAACATTTCAAATAACTTCGCAGAAGAttactatttgtttaaaaaaacaacgcGATGGTTTAAAATTACATGATTGTAGAGGTCGTTTATCTGGAGGGTGGAATAAAACTCCGCAacataaaatagattttgtgtgtaatattataaatggttTACCAAAATATGAGTCTCATTATAGAAGGTCTACAAATGGCGATGCCTTATATTTACAAACCGGATTGAATAtgcaaaaaatttatgatttatacATTAACGAATTTAAAGAAATCCATGGCCACGATAACAAAAACTATGTGTCACTAgccatttttaaaaagatttttctgGAACGGTTTAACTTACGATTCAAAAATCTTAAGAAAGACACCTGTAATAAATGTGACATGTTTGCAGCAAAAATAAAGATCCCGAATGTTTTGTCAGTAGATGATCGCAACAGATTGCTTTctgataaagaaaaacatttaaaacaagCTGAATCTTTACGTTGCTTAATGAATAGCCATATAGAAAAGGCAAAAGTGGATGAGTCATTCGAATGCATCACATTCGACATGGAAAAAACGTTACCACTGCCACGTATACCTACGAACGTGGTGTTTTATAAAAGGCAACTCTGGCTTTATAACTGCGGCGTCCATGTATCCTCTACAAATGAaggatattgttttatttgggTTGAGGGTGAAGCTGGAAGGGGTGCCCAAGAAGTTGGATCTTGTTTGATAAAGttcataaaagaaataatgcGTCCTAATGTTGAACGCCTTTCATTGTGGAGCGATAGTTGCGGAGGCCAAAACCGAAACATTAAAATGGTGCTCTTACTTAAAGTCATATTAGCCAGCCATCCTACCCTAAAAGTAATTGACCTAAATTTCCTCGAATCTGGTCATACGTTTTTGCCAAATGACACAGATTTCGGTAAAATTGAAAGTCATTTAAAGCAATTTCAAAGACTATACACAGCAGAagattatattaatgtaattaagaCCTGCACAAAAAAGAATCCGCTAGTGCCAATGAAAATGAAAAGGAATGATTTTGTAAGTACagaaaaattagaaaaaaatataacgaaTCGTAAGATGTTCGTcaataaagtaaaagtaaattgGCTTAAGACTAAACACATTCaattaagaaaagaaaatgaaCACTCATTTTTTATGAAGACCGACGATAATGAGCATTATCAGGAGCTTCATATAGGGAGAAAATACAAAGGTAGCTTGCTTCCTTTGAGCGCGGAACTTCTGGTTCCTCTGTGGCCAGAGGGAAAACCTATAACGCAGGCCAAATTAAATGACCTTAAGTCAATGTTTAATCTTATCCCTGAAGActgcttattattttataaaaacctgAAGGGCATGGAAGGACCCGACTTTATTGAAGGGTTCTCTGGTGAGGCTGACTACGAATTAGAAGACCAGGACGACGAAGAGCTTTCATCTTAG
- the LOC125058710 gene encoding uncharacterized protein LOC125058710 isoform X2: protein MKYWSDKKSAVKKKAAIRTGQRRQTGGGIAEIVHLTEWEERIISLMGGDRFYDGDPSLRVHPFSGPTSSSSGSIRIFTPPHSIAPVTLIGPTSSSSGSIRIFTPPHSIAPVTLIGPTSSSSGSIRIFTPPHSIAPVTLIEPSTISNINLDIQENPTIAENINL from the exons ATGAAG TATTGGAGTGATAAAAAGAGTgcagttaaaaaaaaagcagCCATAAGGACTGGTCAAAGACGTCAAACTGGTGGTGGTATAGCAGAGATAGTGCACTTAACTGAATGGGAAGAGCgcattatttctttaatgggGGGTGACAGATTTTATGATGGAGATCCTTCACTTCGAGTTCATCCATTTTCA GGCCCAACCAGTAGTTCCTCAGGCAGTATTAGAATTTTTACACCACCGCATAGTATTGCACCAGTAACTTTAATT GGCCCAACCAGTAGTTCCTCAGGCAGTATTAGAATTTTTACACCACCGCATAGTATTGCACCAGTAACTTTAATT GGCCCAACCAGTAGTTCCTCAGGCAGTATTAGAATTTTTACACCACCGCATAGTATTGCACCAGTAACTTTAATT gaACCAAGTACAATATCTAACATTAACCTAGATATTCAAGAAAACCCAACAATTgctgaaaatataaat TTATGA